The following proteins come from a genomic window of Polaribacter dokdonensis:
- a CDS encoding diacylglycerol kinase family protein yields MKNPKDGFLRGRIRSLKFAFKGLWILVTSEDSIKAQLFIAFIATILGFVFNISPLEWGIQFLAIGLVLVAEAANSAVEEIADFIHPEFHEKIGKIKDIAAGAPTFAALISLIIASIIYVPKIALLF; encoded by the coding sequence ATGAAAAACCCAAAAGATGGTTTTTTAAGAGGTAGAATTAGAAGCCTAAAATTTGCTTTTAAAGGTCTTTGGATTTTAGTTACATCTGAAGATAGTATTAAAGCACAATTATTTATAGCATTTATAGCTACAATTCTTGGTTTTGTTTTTAATATATCTCCTTTAGAATGGGGAATTCAATTTTTAGCAATAGGTTTAGTTTTGGTAGCAGAAGCTGCAAACTCAGCTGTAGAAGAGATTGCTGACTTTATTCATCCAGAATTTCATGAAAAAATAGGTAAAATAAAAGATATTGCTGCAGGTGCTCCAACATTTGCAGCTTTAATATCTTTAATTATTGCATCTATTATTTATGTGCCTAAAATAGCACTGTTATTTTAA